The Brevundimonas vesicularis genome includes the window GGCCACGAAGGGCGAACCCTTCAGCTGCGGCAGCTTGTCCTCGGCCATGCCCTTCAGCTTGGCCATGCGGGACTGGGGCTCGTCCTCCAGATCCCACTTCGACGCGACATAGACCAGGGCACGGCCCTCGCGCTCGACCAGATCGGCCAGTTGCAGGTCCTGGGTGTCGAAGGCGTCGTCTTTGTCCATCATCAGGATGACGACTTCGGCGAAGGTGATGGCCCGGATGGTGTCGGCGACCGACAGCTTCTCCAGCTTCTCCTGCACCCGCGCCTTGCGACGCATGCCGGCCGTATCGACCAGGCGGATGTTCTTGCCCTCGAACTGCCAGTCGACCGAGATGGAGTCGCGGGTGATGCCCGCTTCCGGCCCGGTCAACAACCGGTCGTCGCCGATCAAACGATTGATCAGCGTGGACTTGCCCGCATTGGGCCGGCCGATGACGGCGATGCGGATCGGCTTATCCGGCTCGTCGATCTCCTCGACGAAGATGTCCTGCGAGGCCGCGACGATGGCGGCGTACAGATCGGCCATCCCCTCGCCATGCTCGGCCGAGATGGCGACGGGTTCGCCGAAGCCCAGGGCGTGCGCCTCGCCCACGCCGCCGCCGCTTTCGCGGCTCTCGGACTTGTTGGCCAACAGGATGATCGGCTTGTGCACTCGGCGCAGGCGCTCGGCGAATATCCGGTCCAGCGACGTCACGCCCTCGCGGGCGTCCATCATGAACATGACCAGTTCGGCGTCGTCCAGTGCGGCCTCGGTCTGCTCGCGCATCCGGGCTTCCAGGCTGTCGTCGGTGACGTCTTCGTATCCCGCCGTGTCGATCAGCGTCAGATCCATGTCGCCGATGTTGCCGTCGGCGTATCGCCGGTCGCGGGTCACGCCGGGGCGATCGTCGACGAGCGCCAGGCGCTTGCCGACGAGGCGGTTGAACAGTGTCGATTTGCCCACATTGGGGCGGCCGACGATGGCGACCTTCAGAGCCATGTCGGCCTTCTAGCTTAGTTTGGGCTGAAAATCAGCGGATACAGATCAGTTGGCCGTTGTCGGTCAGCACATACAGCGCGCCGTTATAGGCGGCGGGCGCGATATAGGCCGGCGCGCCCAGCTTCAGCGTCGTCTGCGCCACGCCGGTCTTCGGATCGAAGGCGACGGCTTCGCCGAACGAGTTGACCATCACCAGACGGTTGGAGGCCAGCAGCGGTCCCGACCATTGCGGGCGGATGGTGCGACGGCCGAAGGTCAGGAAACCGCCCTCGCGGCGCTCGCGGCCCTCGTTCAGTTCGCGCGTCCAGTAGATCTGGCCCGTGTCACGGTTGGCCGTGATCAGCTGACCCGACTTGGACACCACGAAGACAGCGTCTCCGACCGGCAGGGGCGCGTTCACGCCCGTCACCGGCAGTTGCCACTTGGGCTGGCCCGAACGCAGGTCCAGCGCCGACATCACGCCCGAGTGGCTGACGCCATAGACCATGCCGCGGCTGATGACCGGACGGCCCGCCACATCGCGGACTTCCGACAGGGCGCTGGTGCGGCTGGTGCGCGACAGCGTCTCTTCCCACACCGCCTGGCCGTTCAGGGCGCTCAGCGCGACCAGCTGGCCCGAGGCGAACGGGGCCACGACGGTCGTGCCGCTGACGGCGGGGCTGGAGGCGCGCATGACGCGCGCCGGCTCGGCGATGCCGCGATAGGTCCAGTCCTGGGCGCCGGTGTTGGCGTCAAAGGCGAACAGCTGGCTGTCCACGTCCACGACGAAGACCCGGTTGCCCGAGACGGTCGGGGCGCCGTGAATCGGGGCGTCCACCTGCTGGGTCCAGACCACCGCGCCGGTATTGGCGTCCAGCGCCGTCATCGAGCGATAGCCCGACGAGACGAAGACCTTGCCGCCGCCGACGGCGACGCCGCCGCCGAAGCCGCCGTTGCGGTCACGATCGGCGTTCTTGACGTTGGCCTTCCACAGGATCGCGCCGGTGTCGGCCGAAACCGCCGAAACGGTCGATTCGCCGTCCAGCACGAAGATCTTGCCGTCGGCGGCCACGATCGGGGCCATGACGTTGCCGACGTGGGCCGATCCCGAACCGACGCCCCGCTTCCAGGCGATCTGGAAGTTCGGCGCCGCGATGACATGCTCGACCAGATTCTCGGACGTGCCGCCCGGCTGCGTCCAGGCCGTCACGGCCTGCGGACCCGGCAGGAAGAAGTCGCGGCCCGACAGGGCGGCCGATGGCGACAGGCTCTGTTCGAACTCCAGCACCGAGATGCGCTGGCCGGCCGAGGCGGTCGCGCCGGCGTCTTCCTTGCCGCCGCCCAGACCGAACGGCAGGTTGCGGCGCACGGTGCCGCAGGACGCCATCGTTGCGGCGACGCCGCAGATCAGCGCGACTTTCAGAACTCGGTTCATCGGGGGCGTCCTGTAAGGGCTCGTCACTATTGGGCGGCCGGCGCGGCGGCGGGAGCAGCTTGGGCCGGAGCAGCCTGAGCCGGAGCAGCCTGGGCGGCCGAGGGCGTCATCGCGTTCGCAGCACCGGCGGCCGGCGGCGTCGCCTTGGCGGCGGCGTCGACGATGGGCTTGATGGCGGCTGCGGTGCCGGCGTCGATGGATTCCACGGCGATCTGGGCGCGCTGACGGATCGAGTCCGGCACGTCCTGACCCAGTTGCAGCAGCACGAAGGCCTCACGTGCTTCCTTGGTCTTGCCGTGTTGCAGGCGCGCCAGGGCCAGGGCTTCCTGGGCAAAGGCGTGCAGGGGGCGCTTGTCTTCGGCCAGCGGCGTCAGGCGCTTTTCGATCTCGGCCAGCGGCGCGGTATCCATGACCAGGAAGGCGGCTTTCAGGGCGGGCGGGTCCGACAGGATCGGATCGCTGGACGCCTTGGCGGCTTCGTCGAACAGGCGGACAGCTTCGGGGAACTTGTTGGCGCTGACGGCCAGGCCGGCCTGCTGCTGCAGGGCCAGGACCTTGTAGGCGCCGTTGCCTTCCTTGATGGCTTCCTCGAAGGCGGCGCGGGCGTCCATCGGCTTGTCGGCGCGCAGGGCCTCCATGCCGCGATCATAGGCCTCGGCGGCCTTGGCGGCCTTGTTGGAGTTCAGGCTGTCCCAGCCCCACCAGCCCAGGGCGCCGATCAGGGCGACGACCAGCACCACGCCGAAAACGGGCAGCCAGGTCTTGGCCAGGCGCTTCAACTTGTCGGAGCGAAGCTCCTCCTCGACCTGCTCGAAGACATCAACCACTGAAACGTCGCCCCAAAATCGCGAAATGCAAACCGGCGCGGACCCTAGAAGGTCGGCTCCCCGCCCGCAACGTCGTCCGTTACTGCGAAGCCGGCTTTTTCGAGAAGTAGGTCTCGACTTCGGCAGGAAAACGGCGGGTTTTCACATCGCTGGCGAAAGCGGCCGCCGCCCGGTCGATCTCGGTGCGCAGATCGGCGTATTTGCGCACGAACTTCGGGGTCCAATCGAACATGCCCAGCATGTCGTTGACCACCAGCACCTGGCCGTCGCAGGCGGCCGAGGCGCCGATGCCGATGGTGGGCGCGTCGATCGTCTCGGTGATCTCGCGCGCCAGCGATTCGGCGACGCCCTCGATGACGATGCAGAAGGCGCCGGCCTCGGCGACGGCCTTAGCCTCGGCCAGCACCCGATCGCGCTCGCTGTCGGTCCGGCCCTTGGCCTTGAACCCGCCCTCGGCCAGGATCGCCTGGGGGCGCAGGCCGACATGGCCCATGACCGGAATGCCGCGCTTGACCAGGAAGGCGACGATCTCGGCCATTTCGATGCTGGTTTCCAGCTTCACCGCCTGGGCGCCCGTCTCCTTCATCACCCGCACGCAGTTGGCGTAGGCGACCTCCTTGCCGCCTTCATAGGAGCCGAACGGCATATCCACGACCACCATGGCCCGTCTGGCGCCGCGCATGACGGCCTGCCCGTGCAGGATCATCATCTCCAGCGTTACGCCCACGGTATTGGGCAGGCCGTGAACCGCCATCCCCAGGCTGTCGCCGACCAGCAGCACGTCGCAGTGCGGGTCCAGCAGGGCCGCCATCGGCGCGTCATAGGCCGTCAGGCAGACAATCGGCTCGCCACCCTTGCGCCCCGCGATATCGGGCACGGTGATGCGTTTGACGCTCTCTTGGGTATGGACGGACATCGCCGGGCCTCCTGACGTGAAGGGGTCAGATAGGCCCCTGCCCCGCCGGTGTCACCCTTGCCGCCGCGCTCAAACGTCCTGCGACAGCTTCGCCACGCCCGCCGCCATCAGGGCGACCAGGGCGCCGGCGACGATCCAGAAGGCCATCATGCCCGAGCCGTTCATCACATCCAGCGACCCAACGCCCAGACCTTGCAGGCCCAATCCGTCCAGGCCCGACTGCGCCGCACCCTGCGCCGTGGCGGCCGCGGCCCTCAGGCCTTGCGCCAGGGTCGTATCGCCGTCGGCGGTGAAGTTGATGTTCACCCCCTCGCGCACCGCCAGCACGCCGCCGATCAGTCCTGCCGCCGTCAGGGTCAGGGCGCGCCAGCGCGACCGCGTCTCCATGCGTGCCTGGACCGTCGCCAGAAACAGGGCCTCGTCCGGCAGGCTCGGCGCCTGGGCGAACAGCCTTTCGATCATCGGATCGAATTCGTCAGCCGACATGGACCGACCTCCCGCCTGAGCCGTGCGCCGGTTGAAGCCGCGCACGGAGTTTATCCAGACCACGTTTGACATGCGATTTCACCGTGCCAAGCGGCAAATTCATGGCTGCCGCGATTTCCGGATGCGACATCCCCGCGCCGTGGCACAGGGAGACGCAGACACGCTCGGTCTCGCTGAGCGTCTTCAGCGCCTCATCCAGGTCCATCAGACCGCCGCGGTCGACGACCACATCCGCCTGATCGGCCTCGATCTCGGCGACGTAGCGCGCCTCCTTGGCCACCCGCTTCAGATAGAGCCGCGCGGCGATCTTCTTGATCCATCCCGCAAACGTCCCCTGACCGCGAAACTCAGCGCAGCGCTGGAACCCTTGCAGAAAGGCGTCCTGCGCCACGTCGTCGGACAAGGACGGCGTCGCCCCCATCCGGCGCAGTAGCCCCCGCACCGCCGACCCGTGCCGACGCACCAACTCGCCATACTCCCGCCGACCGCCGGCCGCCGCCTGGGCGGCCAGCTCCACATCGTGGAAGTCTCTCAATGATTTGACCATGACGTTTCCCCCTTCCGGCGGACGTCAGTCTTTGTTCGGGTTGAAGAAGCCCAGGATGATGAAGGCGACGCCGATGGCTGCGGGAATACAGGCGATGCCCAGCAACGCGCCCTGGCCATTGCCGCCCCAGACGTGCGTCGTGCCCTGAACGACGATGCCGAACCCGGCGATGCCGATGCCGCTCGCCAAGCTGAGCACGCCCTTGCGAATGTCCTTGCTGCGCGACGGCAGCCCCTTCTGCACATCCTTGGTCATGACATCGAGCAGTTCGGGCGGCAGCTCCTGACCCTTATCGACGGCGAGACGCACGGTCTCCTGCATGTCGCGCTTTTCGCGGTACTTCAGGAAGGTGGGGCCGAAGACGATGGCCGTAATCGTGCCGAAGACGGCGAAGATGGCGAAGATCGGAATGAAGTCTTCCATGTCGAGTATCCCTTGAACCGTTGCAGCAGCCTGATGCGGCGGCCTTCTGATCACAAGAGGCTGGCCGACGCCTCAACGGATGCGCGGCGTTAGGTGAAATCTTCGTAAGGTCGCCGTTTCGGCCGCCGTCGGTTCGGTCTAGGGTCCGGTGTCATCAATCTCAGGAGCGCGTCCCATGGCCCATGTCACCTATCGCATCGTCGAGCATGACGGCGGCTGGGCCTACAAGTCCGGCGACACCTATTCCGAGACCTTCGCCACCCACGACGACGCCAAGGCCGCCGCCGTGCGCGTCGCGCGCGAGCAGCGCGTGCCGGACCAGACCGCAGCGATCGAATACGAGACCGCCGCCGGCGAATGGGTCACCGAAAGCGCGGACGGCCACGACCGACCCTCCACGGACGTCGAGGGCTGAGGCCGAGATGATCCACCGTCGCACTCTGCTGGCCGCCGCCGCCCTCGCGCCGCTGGCAGGCTGCGCCACGGCCCCAAAGGCTAAGACGCCCACAGAGCTGAAGCTCGTCACCTTCAACATCTGGCACAACATGGGCGACTGGGCCGCCCGTCGTCCGCTGCTGGTCGCCGCGCTGAAGGCCCAGGACGCCGACGTCATCGCCCTTCAGGAGGTGCTGGAGGACGCCAATGTCGGGCTTGAGAACCAGGCCCGGATGCTGGCGCGCGAGCTGGGCGGCTATCATATCGCCTTCGTCTCGACCGACGCCGAGGGCGCCCCGCGCCGTTACGGCAACGCCCTGCTGACCCGCCTGCCGGTTCTGGCCGAGGCCTCGACCAAGCTTGAGCCGCTCGACGATTTCCGCACCGCGCTTCGCCTTCGCGTCGCGGTCCAGGGTCGCCCGGTCGATGTCGTCGTCACCCATCTGGCGTGGCAACAGGACGCCGGCCCGGTCCGCGCCCGCCAGATCGCATCCCTGCTCGGCTGGCTGCCGCAGGACGGCACGCCCCTGATCGTCATGGGCGACTTCAATGCGACCCAGGAAGATTCCGGCCTGGCGACCCTGACCGGCCCCCGCTTCTTCAGCGCCCTGCCCCGCGGTTCGGTCACAACCACCCTGAACCCGGCCAAGGGTCACCCCGAGCGTGTCATCGACCATATCTTCGTCGAACAGGCCGCCTTCACACCCGGCGAGGCCCGCCGCTTCGGGGATACGCCGACCAACGGCGAATATCCGTCCGACCACTTCGGCGTCGTCGCGACCGTCCGGCTCAGGTAAGCGCGGCCGCGTAGGTCTCGGGCTTGAACCCCACCAGCCGCCGATCCCCCAGATCCAGCACCGGCCGTTTGATCATCGACGGCTGGGCCGTCATCAGCGCGATCGCTTTCGCCTTGTCGATGTCCGCCTTGTCGGCATCCGGCAGCTTCTTGAACGTCGTCCCGGCCCGGTTCAGCACCGTCTCCCAACCGTGCTCGTCGATCCACTGGCCCAGCCGCCCCGCATCCACCCCGGCCTTCTTGTAGTCGTGGAAGACATAGTCGACCCCCTGCTGCTCCAGCCAGACCCGGGCCTTCTTCACCGTGTCGCAGTTGGGAATGCCGTAGAGGGTGTAGGTCACGGGTCTCTCGAAGGTCGTGGATCAAGCGGATCCAGCCGCTTTCGCGCCCTCTCAAGGCATCGTCAACTGTCGGTCAGACGCGACGCCGGCGCTGTGAATGTCGCCGAGAACCCCTCCACGCCATAACGAAGATTCGCGCCGCCGCACCCCAGCAGGCCTCTCGCGAGCAGTTTGACGCCAAAGCCGGTCTTGAGCGGCGGATGGGCCGGCGCGCCGCCGCCTTCGATCCACGTCAGGACGAGTTGCCCCTCATCCAGCCGCCAATCGACCGAGACGCGGCCGCCGGGCTTGGCGAGGGCGCCATGCTTGAACGCGTTCGTCGTCAGTTCGTGGATGATCAAGGCGACCGTCTGCGCCACACGCGGCGACAGGTGCACCGAGGGCCCCGAGATGGAAACCGGCCTGCGCACCAGATTACCCACCGCTTCGCGGACGATCTCACCGAGGTCGCCGCCATTCCAAGCCTTCTCATCCAGCGTCTGCTGGGTCCGGGCGATGGCGTTCAATCGCTCGTCAAAACGCTCCAGCACATCGCGATCGACGCCCGACAAGGTGCTGCGGGCGACCGCTTGAACCAGGGCGAGCGTGTTCTTAACCCGGTGGCCGCATTCATCGACCAGCATCTGACGGTGTTGTTCGCCTCGCACCCGCTCGGTCGTTTCGATGGCGATATTGAGAATGCCGACGATCGCGTCGCCGTCCCGCACGGGGCTGTAGGACAGCACCCAGCAGGTGTCTTCCGAATAGCCGTTTCGAACCATCGTCAGCGGCAGGTCTTCCAGAAAAACGGTTTCGCCTGCCAGCGCGCGCTCCGTCAGAGGGCGCAAATCGTCCCACACCTCATGCCAGACCTGGTCCAGAGGACGGCCCAGGGCGCTCGGATGCTTTTGTCCGAGCAGCGGAATGTAGGCGCCGTTGTAGAGCAAGGTGCGCTCCGGGCCCCACATGACGCTGGCCGCGAAACCCATTCCCATCATCATGTCATAGGTAATGCTCAGCGCGGGCGACCAATCGCGCTTTGGCCCAAGGGGCGTCGTCGCCCAGTCGAACGCATCAATAAGGGCTGGCATCGGTGCGGCCCCTGTTGACGACGGCATTCGACGAGCAACCGACGAATGCAGCCCCAGCATCAATCTGTGATGCGAACCTCATCATCGTCGTTCAGAACAATCGAATGGTTTCGCTTGGCCGATCGACGATCACGCCCGCGACATAGAGTTTCCGAACCAGTTGCTGCGTGCCGAGGATCGTCCGGCTTTGGAAATCGAGCCAGTTCGCGACCAGGGTCTGATCCGGCAGATTGATGTCTCTCTTGCCCGCGACCCGGATGACCAGGCCTGCCTTTTCAAGCTGACCCAGGTGCCGGCGAACCGTTTCGTCGTCCATTCTGGCGGCCTTGGCGACCTCGATCACGCTCACCGGCCCGAACGGCGGGTTCAGGGGGCCAAGACGGCCGGCGTCCGGCTCCTGAACAACCCTCAAGGCGCTTCCGGTGAGATGCGACAGCCAAAGAAGGACGTAGTGCGTCGTCAGGCTGATTTCGGGCTTCAGCGATCGGGCGTGCTGGATGCCTTTCAGGACGTGCGCCGTCATCAGCCGCGTCGCCAAGCCTGCGACAGGCCAGACTGGGGTGACGACCCGGTCGCCGTCGCGGGCGCCGCATGCATTCAGAATCGCCAGCCCATCGACGAACTCCACCGTGGCCAGAAGGAAGGCTTCCATCGCGGACTTGAATGGCTTCGACTGCGACACCTCGGCGCGCAAGACGAAGCCGCCGTCGGTCCGCACCAGCACGCCACGCTCCACCAATCCCGCCAGTTTGGTGCGTGCGCTCTCGCGCGGCACGCCCAGGGACATGGCGATGCTGATTGCATTCACAGGCCGCCGCAGGGCGTTCGGCAAAATGCCGGCTCCAATGGAAGAGTCGCGTGTCGCGCCTTCGTCGTCGGCGCCTCTGACGTTTGCATCCACGACGCCCGCGGTCAGCAGGGCGGATATCAGATCCTCGTCGATCCAGGTGCGGGATGCGGCGATGAAATCGAGGGTCAGCTTCGTATTCAGCCAAGCGACCTGAGCGGCTTGTAAACGCAGAGACATTGCAGACCATCAGAGGCTTCAGCGAACACTGTCGCCCTCGCTCGCGCCCCTGTCGACAAGGCAACTACCGAAAATGAGGTTTCGAGACAGATGCGGAGCGACGACCGATCCACACTCAGAGGCGCCCACCCTTGCCGTCATTGTTAGCCGACAAATCCCCTTTAGTGTCGGGCGCTTAGAGACGGCCTTCGTCAATCGACCTGACGCATCCCCGAACGGGATTATGATGTCGACGGGTCTTTGAAAACAGCAGCGCTCAGGAATTGCACCACCTTGCACTTTGCACGCCTTTTTCCCGCGCCGTGCAATTTCGCTCGGTCGCTGACTTCAGACGAATTAGACGAATTAGACGGTGTTTTTGTCAGGCGACCGTCTAGGCCGCGAACCCGGCGAAGACGCCGATGACCATCACGATAAAGGTCGCAACGACGCTGGACAGACCGATGGCCGTCATCACGACCAGGCCCTTGGCCAGGCCGGGAACTACGCCCCGATACCACCGTCCCCGCCCCATCCGCATGAAGGCCACGATGCCCAGCGCCAGCGTCAAAAGGCTGCACGCCGCAGCCAGCGGGCCGGGGCTGAACATGAACCAGGCCAGCGGCAGCATCGGCACGGTCCAGGCGTTCAGATAGGCGAAGGCCGCGCGGAATCCGCATCTCAGGCCCAGGTCCTCGGCGTCCCACAGGCGAAACAGCGGCATGGCCGCCAGGGCATAGAGCGGCGCCATGATCGGCACGGCCACCAACGACATCCAGCCGTCGGCGTCGGACATGAAGGCGTCGCGCGACTTGCCCGCTTCCTGAAGCAGGGGGTTCAATACGTCAGCCGGCATGCCTTCCAGGTAGAAACTCAAGCCCCCGCGCAAAAACACGATCAGCATCAGGATCGCGTTCAGCGCCAGATACAGCTTCAACGGCTTGGCGTAACGACCGCCCCCGGTCGGCCCCTCGATCATCCAGGCCTGCAACACCAGACGCGGGCGCACCAACAGGTCGCGCCCGGTGCGGACCTCGGCGCCGCCGAAGCCCAGCATATCCTCCGATGCATCCTTGAACGCCTGCTTGCGCGTGGTCTCGCCGTCGGTCATCGGATTCTCCCCAGAGGGGATGCATACACCGCCCGATTGACCGCGCAACCGCCGATCAGAACCGCTTTGTCAGGCCGATGCTGACCACCCGTCCGCGCGGATCCGCCACGACCGGGTCATAGCCCAAGGCGAACTGCGCCAGCGGCGGGGCCTTATCGGCCACATTGACAACCCCTATCGACAGATCCAGGTCAGCGCCGATCGCGCGGCTGTAGAGCAGGTCGATCGTCGTCTGGCTGGCGATGCTGGCGTCGGTGATGCCGCTGCGGTCGTTGGCGTATCCGTCGGTGTAGTGGACCAGGGCCGTCACCGCATGCGCCCCACTGTTCCAGCCCAAGGCGAACTCCCCGCGATTGCGCGGCAGGGACCGGCCGATGTTGTTCAGGTTGGTCGAACCGACGCCCGACACCTTCGCGGCCGACGCGTCCAGCCGGATGTCATAGGCGTCCACATAGGTCCAGGTCGCCGAGGCCGTCGCCTCCCCGCCCCACAGGCCGCGCCGATAGCGGGCCGACAGGTCGATCCCTTGGGTCTCGATGGACGAGGCGTTGACGAAATACAGCTGCACGAAGGTCAGGGCGCCGCTGGGCGAGCGGGTGATCCGGCTTTGGGCCTGCGTGCCGGTCCGCCCCGCCGCCGTATCGGCCGCCGCCTGGTTGATGATGGCCTGGGCCGACTCCTTGACCACCTGGTCAGCATAGTCGAACCGCCAGGCGTCCACGCCCAGTTCCAGCCCGTTGATCGGCGTCCAAACTGCGCCCAGGTTGAGGCTCTCGGATTTCTCAGGCTTCAGGTCGGCCCGGCCCGAGGTCAGGGTGTTGACGAAGACGAACGCGCCCCGGTCGAACACCGACGGCTGCGACGCCTGCGCTCCCGACTGGGCATAGACCGACGGCGCCCGGAACCCCTGCCCCCACGACGCGCGCAGGGCTAGGGCGTCAGTGACGTCCCAACGGATCGCGGCCTTGGGGCTGAAACGACCCTCGTTGCCGTCATAGGATTCGTAGCGTCCGGCCAGCTGCGCCTCGATCCGGTCGCCCAGATGGAGGCGGGCTTCGGCAAAGGCGGCCAAGGCTTCCTGATCGCCCTCGAAATCCGGCGACACGCCCGCCGTCAGCAGGTCGCCCCGGTTCACCAGATCGCTCCAGTCGTGACGGAAGCCGCTGCGGCGATATTGGGCGCCCACGGCGACATCGACCGACCCGCCGGCCCAGGCCAGGGCCTCGCCGCTGGTCGAAGCATCCGCCGTCGCCAGGGTCGCCGCGCCCCGCAGGCCGGTCGAGCCGATCAGGCTGTCGATCAGGGCGGCGCTGTTCGCCGTCCCGGTTCCCAGATAGGCGCTGCCAAACGGGTTCAAATACTGGCAACCCCCGACGCCGGGCGTGCCCGT containing:
- a CDS encoding endonuclease/exonuclease/phosphatase family protein yields the protein MIHRRTLLAAAALAPLAGCATAPKAKTPTELKLVTFNIWHNMGDWAARRPLLVAALKAQDADVIALQEVLEDANVGLENQARMLARELGGYHIAFVSTDAEGAPRRYGNALLTRLPVLAEASTKLEPLDDFRTALRLRVAVQGRPVDVVVTHLAWQQDAGPVRARQIASLLGWLPQDGTPLIVMGDFNATQEDSGLATLTGPRFFSALPRGSVTTTLNPAKGHPERVIDHIFVEQAAFTPGEARRFGDTPTNGEYPSDHFGVVATVRLR
- a CDS encoding ArsC family reductase; amino-acid sequence: MTYTLYGIPNCDTVKKARVWLEQQGVDYVFHDYKKAGVDAGRLGQWIDEHGWETVLNRAGTTFKKLPDADKADIDKAKAIALMTAQPSMIKRPVLDLGDRRLVGFKPETYAAALT
- a CDS encoding DUF2188 domain-containing protein: MAHVTYRIVEHDGGWAYKSGDTYSETFATHDDAKAAAVRVAREQRVPDQTAAIEYETAAGEWVTESADGHDRPSTDVEG
- the panB gene encoding 3-methyl-2-oxobutanoate hydroxymethyltransferase; this encodes MSVHTQESVKRITVPDIAGRKGGEPIVCLTAYDAPMAALLDPHCDVLLVGDSLGMAVHGLPNTVGVTLEMMILHGQAVMRGARRAMVVVDMPFGSYEGGKEVAYANCVRVMKETGAQAVKLETSIEMAEIVAFLVKRGIPVMGHVGLRPQAILAEGGFKAKGRTDSERDRVLAEAKAVAEAGAFCIVIEGVAESLAREITETIDAPTIGIGASAACDGQVLVVNDMLGMFDWTPKFVRKYADLRTEIDRAAAAFASDVKTRRFPAEVETYFSKKPASQ
- a CDS encoding winged helix-turn-helix domain-containing protein, with protein sequence MSLRLQAAQVAWLNTKLTLDFIAASRTWIDEDLISALLTAGVVDANVRGADDEGATRDSSIGAGILPNALRRPVNAISIAMSLGVPRESARTKLAGLVERGVLVRTDGGFVLRAEVSQSKPFKSAMEAFLLATVEFVDGLAILNACGARDGDRVVTPVWPVAGLATRLMTAHVLKGIQHARSLKPEISLTTHYVLLWLSHLTGSALRVVQEPDAGRLGPLNPPFGPVSVIEVAKAARMDDETVRRHLGQLEKAGLVIRVAGKRDINLPDQTLVANWLDFQSRTILGTQQLVRKLYVAGVIVDRPSETIRLF
- a CDS encoding tetratricopeptide repeat protein, producing MVDVFEQVEEELRSDKLKRLAKTWLPVFGVVLVVALIGALGWWGWDSLNSNKAAKAAEAYDRGMEALRADKPMDARAAFEEAIKEGNGAYKVLALQQQAGLAVSANKFPEAVRLFDEAAKASSDPILSDPPALKAAFLVMDTAPLAEIEKRLTPLAEDKRPLHAFAQEALALARLQHGKTKEAREAFVLLQLGQDVPDSIRQRAQIAVESIDAGTAAAIKPIVDAAAKATPPAAGAANAMTPSAAQAAPAQAAPAQAAPAAAPAAQ
- the der gene encoding ribosome biogenesis GTPase Der; the protein is MALKVAIVGRPNVGKSTLFNRLVGKRLALVDDRPGVTRDRRYADGNIGDMDLTLIDTAGYEDVTDDSLEARMREQTEAALDDAELVMFMMDAREGVTSLDRIFAERLRRVHKPIILLANKSESRESGGGVGEAHALGFGEPVAISAEHGEGMADLYAAIVAASQDIFVEEIDEPDKPIRIAVIGRPNAGKSTLINRLIGDDRLLTGPEAGITRDSISVDWQFEGKNIRLVDTAGMRRKARVQEKLEKLSVADTIRAITFAEVVILMMDKDDAFDTQDLQLADLVEREGRALVYVASKWDLEDEPQSRMAKLKGMAEDKLPQLKGSPFVALSSHSGRGVERLMPAVLQAYDTWSVKVKTKDLNTWLSMATQRHPPPAVDGKRIKPKYIAQTKARPPTFVLMANRAESMPEHYKRYLVNSIRESFDLPGTPIRLNVKSSGVNPYAEGGAKSGPERYKGDAKTAPRRVKKAEKEEALSKLPGKALEQKKTRKAQPKVLGGLKSSASKKAGSSVAVQKGARGGARQVSRSGRIRTGQKGGAKK
- a CDS encoding PQQ-binding-like beta-propeller repeat protein, whose product is MNRVLKVALICGVAATMASCGTVRRNLPFGLGGGKEDAGATASAGQRISVLEFEQSLSPSAALSGRDFFLPGPQAVTAWTQPGGTSENLVEHVIAAPNFQIAWKRGVGSGSAHVGNVMAPIVAADGKIFVLDGESTVSAVSADTGAILWKANVKNADRDRNGGFGGGVAVGGGKVFVSSGYRSMTALDANTGAVVWTQQVDAPIHGAPTVSGNRVFVVDVDSQLFAFDANTGAQDWTYRGIAEPARVMRASSPAVSGTTVVAPFASGQLVALSALNGQAVWEETLSRTSRTSALSEVRDVAGRPVISRGMVYGVSHSGVMSALDLRSGQPKWQLPVTGVNAPLPVGDAVFVVSKSGQLITANRDTGQIYWTRELNEGRERREGGFLTFGRRTIRPQWSGPLLASNRLVMVNSFGEAVAFDPKTGVAQTTLKLGAPAYIAPAAYNGALYVLTDNGQLICIR
- a CDS encoding DUF6249 domain-containing protein, which produces MEDFIPIFAIFAVFGTITAIVFGPTFLKYREKRDMQETVRLAVDKGQELPPELLDVMTKDVQKGLPSRSKDIRKGVLSLASGIGIAGFGIVVQGTTHVWGGNGQGALLGIACIPAAIGVAFIILGFFNPNKD
- a CDS encoding RNA polymerase sigma factor yields the protein MVKSLRDFHDVELAAQAAAGGRREYGELVRRHGSAVRGLLRRMGATPSLSDDVAQDAFLQGFQRCAEFRGQGTFAGWIKKIAARLYLKRVAKEARYVAEIEADQADVVVDRGGLMDLDEALKTLSETERVCVSLCHGAGMSHPEIAAAMNLPLGTVKSHVKRGLDKLRARLQPAHGSGGRSVHVG
- a CDS encoding sensor histidine kinase, with amino-acid sequence MLGLHSSVARRMPSSTGAAPMPALIDAFDWATTPLGPKRDWSPALSITYDMMMGMGFAASVMWGPERTLLYNGAYIPLLGQKHPSALGRPLDQVWHEVWDDLRPLTERALAGETVFLEDLPLTMVRNGYSEDTCWVLSYSPVRDGDAIVGILNIAIETTERVRGEQHRQMLVDECGHRVKNTLALVQAVARSTLSGVDRDVLERFDERLNAIARTQQTLDEKAWNGGDLGEIVREAVGNLVRRPVSISGPSVHLSPRVAQTVALIIHELTTNAFKHGALAKPGGRVSVDWRLDEGQLVLTWIEGGGAPAHPPLKTGFGVKLLARGLLGCGGANLRYGVEGFSATFTAPASRLTDS